TGATCGCCTCCGCGGTCTTCCGTGCCGTGTGGGGACGCACCGTCAGCGGCAGTGACGGCGAGGCGCCCCAGCCGTTGGAGAGCGAGTACGGACTGCGGCAGATCCTGCCGGCTGCCCTGATCCAGGGCGCGATCTACGCCGTGGTGAAGGCGGCGACCCAGCGGGGCGGGGCGAGGGCCTTCCAGCGAGTCACCGGTGAGTGGCCGGGGTCCTGAGACCGCGCCCCGTCACGGGGCCGGAGCGCCGGGGCCCGCTCGATCTGCGCGGACCCCGGCGTGCCGGTCCGGGGATCAGACCGCCTGCCGGCGGTCGACCCCCATCGACGTGCGCAACGACTGCAGCACCCGACTGAGCCGCCGCGAGATCTGCATCTGGCTGACGCCCACGGCCTCACCGATCTCGCGCTGGGTGAGTCCCTCGAAGAACCGGAGCTTGATCAGCTCCTTGTCCTCGTCGGTGAGTCCCTCCCACGCGGGAGTGAAGTCGCACCACTCCTCGACGAACTCCATGTCGTCGCCGACCGCGGCCAGCCGGTCGGCCAGCGGAGCCTCGCTCGCGCCCCGCGGCTCGTCGAGCGACGTGGTGCGGAAGCAGCCGTTGGCGGCGCTCGCCTCGGCCACGGCCTCGCGCGGCACGTGCAGGCGTGCGGCCAGCTCGTCGAGGGTCGGCTCCACCGACGACTCGTGAGCAGCCTCCTCCTTGGCCTTGCGGAGGTCGACCTGCAGCTGCTGGATGGACCGCGGCGGACGGATCGTCCAGCCGTGGTCACGGAAGTGCCGCTTCAGCTCGCCGGAGATCGTGACGGCGGCGAACGAGGCGAAGTCGCCCCGGTCGGCCCGGAACCGGCGAACGGCCTTGACCAGGGCCAGGTTGGCGACCTGGCGCAGGTCGTCGAGCTCCAGGCCGCGGTTGCGGTACCGGGAGGCGAGCGAGTTGGCGAAGCCCAGATGGCTCCGCACCACGTCGTCCTCGAGCTGGGCGCGTTCCGCCGGTTCTGCATCGGCGGCGCGGGTGAGGAGGAGGGAAGTTTCCTCCGAAGATGGGATGGCTGACGTGATGGATTCCACAACTGACCCCTGGGTCGAGTGCGTCGATCCGGCTACGTCCTAACCGAACGAATCCCTTTCACCGTGGCAGGTGCCCGGTCATTTGGCAAGCCCCGGGGTGGCCCGGGCGGGCCATGTGGACTGGTTCTCCCGGGCCATCAGGCATCAGGACCGGGTCCGTGGAAAAGGCGGCCGGCTGTTTCTTCAACCGACCGCCCCGACGCCTGAGCGTCTCCGAGGGTGGACACGGTGCACCGTCACCACCCTCGCTCGGGGCGTACCCGCGGTCAGGAGTCGTAACCCCCGGCAGCCGGGTATTCCTGCACGGGTTTGTCCGCGCGGAGCAGGGGTACGCCCGACCCATGAGTTCCGACGCCATCCACCAGCGCCTCGCGGCGATGGCAGCCGACCTCGAACAGCACCGCACCCCGGCCGCCGTCATCGAGATGATCAGCGGCTACGCCTGCGAGATGCTGAGAGCCGACGACGCCGGCGTGCTGATCATGCACTCACGACGACGCTTCGACACACCGGCGTCGACGTCGGCGGTCGTGCACCAGGCGCACATGCTGCAGACCGAGCTCGGGGAGGGTCCCTGCCTCGACGCGATCGAGGGCAAGGCGACCTACCGGACCGGTGACACCGCGCGCGACCCCCGCTGGCCTCGCTGGGGTCCGGCGGCGACGGACCTGGGCATCCGCAGCGCGCTCGGGGTGCGCCTGGCGACCCGGACCCGCGGCTACGGTTCGCTCAACATCTACGACCGGGGCCTCGACGCCTTCTCGGTGCGGGACTCCGAGGTGGCCGAGATGCTCGCCGCACACGCCACGGCCGCGCTGGCCTGGTCGGACCGTGAGCAGGGGCTGACCGACGCGCTGGAGAGCCGGACCGTGATCGGCCAGGCGCAAGGCATCCTCATGCAGAAGTTCGACATCGACGCCGAGGCGGCGTTCTCGTTCCTCAAGCGGATCTCGCAGGACGAGAACCTGCGCCTGGTGGCCGTGGCCGAGGCGATCGTCCAGCAGCGCGACGCCAACGCGCGCCCCGAGTAGGTCGCCCGCGCCTCACTCGGCCAGCAGGTCGTGCACGGCGCGTTCGAGTGCGGGACGGGTGGCTGCGCCGGCCCGGGGCGGCCAGCGGGCCGCGAGCTCGCGGCCGACCGTGGTGCCCTCCTCGAACAGGTCGACGAGGCGGGGGTCCACGTAGCCCGAGCGCGCGACGGCCGGGGTGTTGCCCAGCCCGTCGGCCACCTGCCGCATGACGCCGGCGACCGCCCGGCGGCGGGCGGCCGGGGTCGTCGCGTCGGTCACCGCGAAGGCGGCCGCGGCGAACACGTTGGCGCGCCACGTGCGGAAGTCCTTCGCCGTGGCGTCGTCGGCGACGACGTCCTTCAGGTACGCGGAGAACTGCTCGGTGGTGAGGTCGCACCACCGGCCGCCGGTCTTGTGGGCCAGCAGCTTGGCGTCGGGCGCGGCCCGGCGCGCCCGCAGTCGGGTGATGCC
The Aeromicrobium marinum DSM 15272 genome window above contains:
- a CDS encoding DUF4235 domain-containing protein, with the translated sequence MGRAGARPSTSAKILYRPVGLVSSITAGLIASAVFRAVWGRTVSGSDGEAPQPLESEYGLRQILPAALIQGAIYAVVKAATQRGGARAFQRVTGEWPGS
- a CDS encoding sigma-70 family RNA polymerase sigma factor; this encodes MRSHLGFANSLASRYRNRGLELDDLRQVANLALVKAVRRFRADRGDFASFAAVTISGELKRHFRDHGWTIRPPRSIQQLQVDLRKAKEEAAHESSVEPTLDELAARLHVPREAVAEASAANGCFRTTSLDEPRGASEAPLADRLAAVGDDMEFVEEWCDFTPAWEGLTDEDKELIKLRFFEGLTQREIGEAVGVSQMQISRRLSRVLQSLRTSMGVDRRQAV
- a CDS encoding GAF and ANTAR domain-containing protein, producing the protein MSSDAIHQRLAAMAADLEQHRTPAAVIEMISGYACEMLRADDAGVLIMHSRRRFDTPASTSAVVHQAHMLQTELGEGPCLDAIEGKATYRTGDTARDPRWPRWGPAATDLGIRSALGVRLATRTRGYGSLNIYDRGLDAFSVRDSEVAEMLAAHATAALAWSDREQGLTDALESRTVIGQAQGILMQKFDIDAEAAFSFLKRISQDENLRLVAVAEAIVQQRDANARPE